A part of Abyssisolibacter fermentans genomic DNA contains:
- a CDS encoding ABC transporter ATP-binding protein, producing MSAIVIDKLVKQYKNGVRALDDLSLEVNCGEIFSLLGPNGAGKSSLINILTTLYKPTSGNVTILDRKLCKEPAWVRTQIACIAQHVTIDDHLSLMENMIFQSRLYKVDNAIAKKRINMLIDNFGLSNYLKYPVASYSGGVKRRLDIAMNMVSMPKILFLDEPTVGMDVVSRKAMWKIMQKIRNDFKTTIFLTTHYIEEADQLSDTICIIKEGHELVQGTPDSLKQYTKKNILRIGFYDKKKAEDCAKILTKAHILQSINIRQHSLFADAGNDRKTIENVNKWLLEKNISFEAIEIVKPSLEDVFLKLTSTRRR from the coding sequence ATGTCAGCAATTGTAATTGATAAGCTAGTTAAACAGTATAAGAACGGTGTTAGAGCCTTAGACGATTTAAGCTTGGAAGTAAATTGCGGAGAAATTTTTTCATTGTTAGGACCAAATGGTGCGGGGAAATCTTCTCTTATCAATATACTAACAACACTCTACAAGCCTACATCTGGAAATGTAACTATATTAGATAGAAAACTATGCAAGGAACCAGCTTGGGTACGTACACAGATTGCATGTATTGCACAGCATGTTACTATTGATGATCATCTATCTCTTATGGAAAATATGATATTTCAAAGTAGGCTGTATAAGGTGGATAATGCTATAGCGAAAAAAAGGATTAATATGCTTATTGACAATTTTGGACTGTCAAATTATTTGAAATATCCGGTTGCTTCTTATTCAGGCGGAGTTAAGCGTAGATTAGATATTGCAATGAATATGGTATCAATGCCTAAAATACTCTTTTTAGATGAACCAACGGTTGGTATGGATGTTGTTTCCCGAAAAGCTATGTGGAAAATCATGCAAAAAATTCGAAATGATTTTAAAACAACGATTTTTCTAACTACTCATTATATTGAGGAAGCTGATCAACTTAGTGATACAATTTGTATTATAAAAGAAGGTCATGAATTGGTTCAGGGAACTCCTGATAGTTTGAAGCAATATACTAAGAAAAATATACTCCGTATTGGCTTTTATGATAAGAAGAAAGCAGAGGACTGTGCAAAGATACTTACTAAAGCACATATACTTCAGTCTATAAATATCCGTCAACACTCACTTTTTGCTGATGCTGGAAATGATCGAAAGACTATTGAGAATGTGAACAAGTGGCTTCTCGAAAAGAATATTTCTTTTGAGGCTATCGAAATAGTGAAGCCTAGTCTTGAAGATGTGTTTTTAAAGTTAACTAGTACAAGAAGGAGGTAA
- a CDS encoding GyrI-like domain-containing protein — protein MDCKIEIRDIEPIRVAFMKYKGIAMEANKVFPNVFKSIQGRANGVPFFCYYVMNQKSKIGEMELCVPTAQTPKVNGVTVKEMPRIKAVCATHVGSYETMHYTYDAIESFARENNLTLQPPWREVYIKGPGMFLKGNPKKYITEILFPIIEED, from the coding sequence ATGGATTGTAAAATTGAAATTAGAGATATCGAACCTATTAGAGTAGCCTTTATGAAATACAAAGGAATTGCCATGGAGGCAAATAAAGTGTTTCCAAATGTGTTTAAATCCATTCAAGGCAGAGCAAATGGTGTACCATTTTTCTGCTACTATGTGATGAATCAGAAATCAAAAATTGGCGAAATGGAATTATGTGTTCCAACTGCACAGACACCAAAGGTCAATGGTGTTACAGTAAAAGAAATGCCTCGAATAAAAGCTGTTTGCGCTACTCATGTTGGCTCTTATGAAACTATGCATTACACATATGATGCAATTGAAAGTTTTGCACGAGAAAACAATCTGACTTTACAGCCTCCATGGAGAGAAGTTTATATTAAGGGACCTGGGATGTTTTTAAAAGGAAACCCCAAAAAGTATATTACAGAAATACTGTTTCCTATTATAGAGGAGGATTAA
- a CDS encoding AraC family transcriptional regulator, translating to MKWLKQLSLVIDYIESNLDGVISFDEAAKIACCSTCYFQRIFSNVVGISLSEYIRRRRMTKAAFELQSSDKKVIDIALKYGYESPTSFNRAFQSVHGVSPIVARTQGTLLTAYPPISFSISVIGGENMNYRIETKEAIRIVGVRKALQEEMKQNQKIVPIFWNEMLGSTLFNEICELVDKEKQGILGVTAYANPQNIYYYIAAPTDKPVPDGMVELEIRPATWVIFECNGHFKESVQTIFKRFLTEWLPVSGYEYAQLPDIEVYPVSNKGSKGGHAEVWIAIKKERSGE from the coding sequence GTGAAATGGCTGAAACAACTAAGCCTAGTAATTGATTATATAGAAAGTAATTTGGATGGTGTAATTTCATTTGATGAAGCTGCTAAAATTGCTTGCTGTTCTACTTGTTATTTTCAAAGAATTTTTTCTAACGTTGTAGGTATTTCCTTATCTGAGTATATACGCCGTAGACGTATGACAAAAGCAGCCTTTGAATTACAATCAAGTGATAAGAAAGTGATAGATATTGCTTTAAAATACGGTTATGAATCCCCAACTTCGTTTAATCGAGCATTTCAAAGTGTTCATGGTGTCTCTCCGATTGTTGCACGTACACAGGGAACCTTACTAACTGCTTATCCACCTATTAGTTTTTCAATTTCAGTTATTGGAGGTGAGAATATGAACTATAGAATCGAAACAAAAGAAGCAATTAGAATTGTTGGGGTTAGAAAAGCATTACAAGAGGAAATGAAACAAAACCAAAAAATTGTTCCTATATTTTGGAATGAAATGCTGGGAAGCACATTATTTAATGAAATTTGTGAACTTGTAGATAAAGAGAAGCAAGGCATTTTAGGAGTTACAGCTTATGCAAATCCACAAAATATTTATTACTATATTGCTGCTCCTACTGATAAACCTGTACCTGATGGCATGGTTGAGCTTGAGATACGTCCTGCCACATGGGTAATCTTTGAATGTAATGGTCATTTTAAGGAATCTGTTCAAACTATATTCAAACGATTTTTAACAGAGTGGCTTCCCGTTTCAGGATATGAATACGCTCAGCTTCCTGATATAGAAGTTTATCCTGTCAGCAATAAAGGTTCAAAAGGCGGTCATGCAGAAGTATGGATTGCAATTAAAAAAGAAAGAAGTGGAGAATAA
- a CDS encoding DUF5698 domain-containing protein has product MTQSIILALTGVFFITAFTNVLATLKTILISKKIMNPVYLLVFVDAMIFATIIAKMNSSKGIHFTVAYALGKTMGVFIGGKIEDRLALGILEVDLFLNDKNKMIQIAEKLRESGYTVNNFLARGNNGDKRYKVEVVIKRKEYKILEETMNACGIDNPTLKIKNLSKVNGKITTTRMKTV; this is encoded by the coding sequence ATGACACAAAGTATAATACTTGCACTTACAGGTGTATTTTTTATAACAGCTTTTACCAATGTTTTAGCTACTTTAAAAACCATATTAATATCAAAAAAAATCATGAATCCCGTTTATCTTTTAGTATTTGTAGATGCTATGATTTTTGCAACAATTATTGCAAAAATGAATAGTTCAAAAGGAATTCATTTTACAGTTGCATATGCATTAGGAAAGACAATGGGAGTTTTTATCGGTGGTAAGATTGAAGACCGTTTAGCACTTGGAATTCTTGAAGTAGATTTATTTTTAAACGATAAAAATAAGATGATCCAAATAGCAGAAAAACTTAGAGAATCAGGCTATACCGTCAATAATTTTTTAGCGCGCGGAAATAACGGAGATAAAAGATATAAAGTTGAAGTCGTAATTAAAAGAAAAGAATACAAAATACTTGAGGAAACTATGAATGCATGTGGTATTGATAATCCAACCTTAAAAATTAAAAATCTTAGCAAAGTAAATGGTAAAATCACTACAACAAGAATGAAAACAGTTTAA
- a CDS encoding MATE family efflux transporter, with protein sequence MANNKKFYQFVIPSIGAMLVTGLYVVVDGIFVGRGVGTNGLAAVNIAVPFISILTAVTMMITMGGATITSIRFGKGENTEANNVFSTSIFMVMCFTLFMSIISVLFPQGIAKLLGASDILLDDTASYLKYYVLFGTFFCGSMTLSAFVRNDGNASLAFWGMIVGAVSNIFLDWLFIFPLQMGIKGAAIASGLGQVLACLVLSIHFIRNKGVLHIAKPKQEQRLKLQIIKVGTPEFITQMSQPVTILCYNLIVIKMFGEIGVSAFSVVSYLIVIILAVFIGLSQGIQPLLSRSVGEGNKEKEKYFFQKGLQVNLFLSVVINIIMFVFGRNIISIFNSDNELVRIAYNCIVIYGISFIFASLNIVYTTYNLATKRTKDALIIAVLRSFVCNSIFIFLMPILFGEKGVWLGMIVAEFVVMVIAIVLRKKAKDEN encoded by the coding sequence ATGGCAAATAATAAAAAATTTTATCAATTTGTAATACCGTCTATCGGCGCTATGTTGGTAACAGGGCTTTATGTTGTGGTGGACGGAATTTTTGTGGGTAGAGGTGTAGGTACAAACGGTCTTGCTGCCGTAAATATTGCTGTTCCGTTTATTTCTATCCTTACAGCAGTAACTATGATGATTACAATGGGTGGTGCAACAATCACATCCATACGCTTTGGCAAAGGTGAGAACACAGAAGCAAACAATGTGTTTAGCACAAGCATTTTTATGGTAATGTGTTTTACACTATTTATGAGCATAATCAGTGTATTATTTCCGCAAGGTATCGCAAAACTACTTGGAGCAAGCGATATACTGTTAGATGATACAGCATCATATCTCAAATATTATGTGTTGTTTGGAACATTCTTTTGCGGTTCAATGACACTTTCAGCCTTTGTAAGAAATGATGGAAATGCTAGTCTAGCTTTTTGGGGTATGATTGTTGGAGCAGTCAGCAATATTTTTCTTGATTGGTTGTTTATTTTTCCGCTTCAAATGGGAATTAAGGGTGCGGCTATTGCATCTGGACTTGGGCAAGTTCTTGCGTGTCTAGTTTTATCTATACATTTCATTAGAAATAAAGGTGTGCTTCATATTGCAAAGCCTAAACAGGAACAAAGGTTAAAATTACAAATAATAAAAGTTGGGACACCAGAATTTATAACACAAATGAGTCAGCCGGTTACCATTCTTTGCTACAACTTAATCGTTATCAAAATGTTTGGTGAAATAGGTGTATCTGCTTTCTCGGTTGTATCGTATCTGATTGTTATTATTCTTGCAGTTTTTATTGGGTTGTCTCAAGGTATACAGCCTCTTTTAAGTCGTAGCGTTGGAGAAGGCAATAAGGAAAAAGAAAAGTACTTTTTCCAAAAAGGGTTACAAGTTAATTTATTTTTGTCTGTAGTGATAAATATTATTATGTTTGTTTTCGGCAGAAATATAATATCAATTTTTAACAGTGATAATGAGCTTGTTCGAATTGCGTATAACTGTATTGTAATTTATGGAATTTCTTTTATTTTTGCATCTCTAAATATTGTTTATACCACATATAACCTTGCAACAAAACGAACAAAAGATGCTCTTATCATTGCTGTTTTGCGAAGTTTTGTATGTAACAGTATTTTTATTTTTCTCATGCCAATACTTTTTGGGGAAAAGGGAGTATGGCTTGGTATGATTGTTGCCGAGTTTGTCGTTATGGTAATTGCAATTGTTTTAAGGAAAAAAGCAAAGGATGAAAATTAA
- a CDS encoding MerR family DNA-binding transcriptional regulator encodes MKNFLSIGDVSKIKGVSVKSLRYYDKLGILKPAYINPQTGYRYYTMDQMLTVDLICICIELDIPLKNFNSYITTDGLLSIDKILADGKKIADEKIEKLNATVNSLENLSKHLENSQTLKKYTSKYNCFFDERYILASEWNGDLSNVRSFMEIMTKLDSLCNELGVTYLYNQGVIYFYSSNKIKNMVYIEVAKPSIETDCIIKLPKGNYNCEVFLNKDLDIAQKKYIKNKSYPNGAIVLGRELYDVKIESNPTLFEIQVYIP; translated from the coding sequence ATGAAAAACTTTTTATCTATTGGAGACGTTTCTAAAATAAAAGGTGTCAGCGTAAAATCCTTACGGTATTATGATAAATTGGGCATACTGAAGCCTGCTTATATCAATCCACAAACAGGATACCGATATTATACTATGGATCAAATGCTAACTGTTGATTTAATCTGTATCTGTATTGAGCTTGATATTCCACTTAAAAACTTTAATTCTTATATAACTACAGATGGGCTTTTAAGTATAGATAAAATACTAGCAGATGGAAAGAAAATTGCAGATGAGAAAATCGAAAAACTCAACGCTACCGTTAACAGCTTAGAAAACCTTTCAAAGCATCTTGAAAATAGTCAGACTTTAAAAAAATATACTTCCAAATATAATTGTTTTTTTGACGAACGATACATTCTTGCATCAGAGTGGAATGGAGATCTTTCTAATGTTCGCTCTTTTATGGAAATCATGACAAAACTCGACTCATTATGTAATGAACTTGGAGTAACGTATTTATACAATCAAGGCGTTATATATTTTTATTCTAGCAATAAGATCAAAAACATGGTCTATATAGAAGTAGCAAAACCCAGCATTGAAACAGATTGTATTATTAAGCTGCCAAAAGGAAACTATAACTGCGAAGTGTTTTTGAATAAAGATCTAGACATTGCTCAAAAAAAATATATAAAAAACAAATCATATCCAAATGGCGCAATCGTTCTGGGTAGGGAGCTATATGATGTAAAAATTGAAAGCAATCCTACACTTTTTGAAATTCAAGTTTACATTCCATAA
- a CDS encoding trans-sulfuration enzyme family protein — MNFEEIKPNTSAVYIGEIQRNDITPEAPPIYQTSSYTMENLDMLYERYDDNGFTYTRLSNPNRTGLADAISYIENGKYTLCFSSCMGAISVGLLSVLKSGDHVIANSKLYGETIILLSQVLNDYNIEATFVDFDNFEEVKAAIKPNTKLLYTEILSNPLVSITDIRKIVEIAKIANIKVMVDNTFTTPYLIKPLDYGVDIVVNSVTKALNGHFDVTGGVLTTNSKELFERGETLITLIGSTMDPNSAWLALRGIRTAPIRIREQNKNASDIAKALSKHPKIRKVFHPSLETHEGHLLANELFQKDMYGSILSIEIDDSMELMNKFISNLELVKYANTLGGYRTTVSHPCSSSHLAIDDEERRAIGIHPGILRISCGIEDSQDLIKDFISALDKL, encoded by the coding sequence ATGAATTTTGAAGAAATAAAACCAAATACAAGTGCAGTATATATAGGGGAGATTCAAAGAAATGATATTACACCGGAAGCACCTCCTATTTATCAGACAAGTTCATATACAATGGAAAATTTGGATATGCTCTATGAAAGATATGATGATAATGGATTCACATATACAAGATTATCAAATCCAAATAGGACAGGACTTGCTGACGCAATCTCTTATATAGAAAATGGAAAATATACTTTGTGCTTCTCATCATGTATGGGTGCAATAAGTGTAGGTTTATTATCAGTATTAAAAAGTGGTGATCATGTCATTGCCAACAGTAAATTATATGGCGAAACCATAATTTTACTTTCGCAAGTATTAAATGATTATAATATTGAAGCAACATTTGTAGATTTTGATAATTTTGAAGAAGTAAAAGCTGCCATTAAACCAAATACAAAACTTTTATATACTGAAATCCTATCAAACCCATTGGTAAGTATCACAGATATAAGAAAGATTGTTGAGATTGCTAAAATTGCAAATATAAAAGTTATGGTGGACAACACATTTACTACTCCTTATCTTATAAAGCCACTAGATTATGGTGTAGATATTGTAGTTAACAGCGTTACAAAAGCATTAAATGGTCACTTTGATGTTACTGGGGGAGTTCTTACAACTAATAGTAAAGAATTATTTGAACGTGGCGAAACACTTATAACATTAATTGGCTCAACAATGGATCCTAATAGTGCATGGCTTGCTTTAAGGGGAATACGAACAGCACCTATTAGAATACGTGAACAAAATAAAAATGCCTCTGATATTGCAAAAGCATTAAGCAAACATCCTAAAATCAGAAAAGTTTTTCATCCAAGTTTAGAAACACACGAAGGTCATCTTTTAGCTAATGAGCTTTTTCAAAAAGATATGTACGGCTCAATATTAAGCATAGAAATCGATGACAGCATGGAATTAATGAATAAGTTTATTTCTAATTTAGAACTTGTTAAATATGCAAATACACTTGGGGGATATCGTACAACAGTTTCACATCCTTGTTCATCTTCTCACCTAGCTATAGATGATGAAGAACGTAGAGCAATCGGTATTCACCCAGGCATATTAAGAATATCCTGTGGTATAGAAGATTCTCAAGATTTAATTAAAGATTTTATATCTGCTTTAGATAAACTTTAA
- a CDS encoding BCCT family transporter: MLKKVNKPVTIIGLSLLFLFSGIIIVWPQQTAHFIDVFYKFMTRDLAWLFMGSGAAFAIFALFIAFSKYGDIKIGGKDAKPHYTSFAWNSMIITSCLAIGILTFGMIEWAYYVNESPFGVTPGSVRSYELASAYGMFHWGPIAWTFYLIPAFSIGYMYWNKKSKSLAMSDLCSGVLTEDRNKYKALRWAIDGIIAFCFVGSMASTVGLGTPIIVELLSRLLNIPTSFGLQMGVTLAFGIFFLASVSKNISKGMQWISTNNVKLCILFFIYVFICSPNKSFVLNNLTMAIGTNITETVRMAFFTDAIGNTGFAQSWTVFYWSWYVGLAISCGTWIARISYGRTLKEIIMTTCIWTPLASWVTYGILGNYSMSLQLSGVYKLADKIGGLTTAGAVAETLSTLPLAGLVFVVYIILMFFNLGTTCTAHSTSVSILTSKDISGNEEPSSSWKLMWGFMFLAIPIGVMFLEKNVPGLNLLKTLQSITLIFAIPIVFVAVLLACSAYKVFKNDIAKGNIPVEEKNLYKWTNN; encoded by the coding sequence ATGTTAAAAAAAGTAAATAAGCCTGTAACTATTATTGGTTTATCGCTACTATTCTTATTTAGTGGCATAATTATCGTGTGGCCTCAGCAAACAGCCCACTTCATTGATGTATTCTACAAATTTATGACAAGAGATTTAGCTTGGTTATTCATGGGATCAGGTGCTGCATTTGCAATTTTTGCATTATTTATTGCATTTTCAAAATATGGAGATATTAAAATAGGTGGCAAGGATGCTAAACCACATTACACATCATTTGCATGGAATTCAATGATTATAACATCCTGCCTTGCTATTGGTATATTAACTTTCGGTATGATTGAATGGGCTTATTATGTAAATGAATCTCCATTTGGAGTAACACCCGGCTCTGTTCGCTCTTACGAATTAGCATCTGCGTATGGTATGTTCCATTGGGGTCCTATTGCATGGACATTCTATTTGATCCCTGCATTCTCAATTGGATATATGTATTGGAATAAAAAATCAAAATCTCTTGCAATGTCAGATCTTTGCAGTGGTGTTTTAACAGAGGACAGAAACAAGTATAAAGCATTGCGCTGGGCAATCGATGGTATAATTGCATTCTGTTTTGTTGGCAGTATGGCAAGTACAGTTGGTCTTGGAACCCCTATAATTGTTGAACTTTTATCACGTTTATTAAACATACCAACTAGCTTTGGTTTGCAAATGGGTGTCACATTAGCATTCGGTATTTTCTTCTTAGCATCTGTTTCTAAAAATATAAGCAAAGGTATGCAATGGATTAGCACAAACAATGTAAAGCTATGCATTTTATTCTTCATATATGTATTTATTTGCAGTCCAAATAAAAGCTTTGTTCTTAATAATTTAACAATGGCAATCGGGACAAACATAACCGAAACTGTAAGGATGGCATTTTTTACAGATGCTATTGGCAATACTGGTTTTGCTCAGAGCTGGACAGTATTCTACTGGTCTTGGTATGTTGGTCTTGCAATTTCTTGTGGTACATGGATTGCTCGTATTTCTTATGGAAGAACACTCAAAGAAATTATTATGACAACATGTATTTGGACACCTTTAGCTTCATGGGTTACATATGGTATCTTAGGAAACTACTCGATGTCATTGCAATTAAGTGGTGTTTACAAATTAGCAGATAAAATAGGTGGTTTAACTACTGCTGGGGCAGTAGCTGAAACACTTAGCACATTACCACTAGCTGGTTTAGTCTTTGTAGTATATATAATTTTAATGTTCTTCAATTTAGGAACAACATGTACAGCTCACTCAACATCTGTTTCAATTTTAACATCTAAAGATATATCAGGCAATGAAGAACCAAGTTCATCATGGAAATTAATGTGGGGCTTTATGTTCCTTGCAATTCCAATCGGAGTAATGTTTTTAGAAAAAAATGTTCCTGGATTGAATTTGTTGAAAACGCTTCAATCAATTACTTTAATATTTGCAATTCCAATTGTTTTTGTGGCAGTTTTGTTAGCTTGTTCAGCATACAAAGTCTTTAAAAATGATATTGCCAAAGGTAATATACCTGTAGAAGAAAAAAACTTATATAAGTGGACTAATAATTAA
- the alr gene encoding alanine racemase, translating to MNLFLKRAWAEVDLDAIEANYLTLANKLPKNTKIMAVIKANANNCGDISIVKLLDKYERVSYAVSNLEEAITVRKTGTDKMILILGYTPPHLAKYLNKYNITQAIVSYEYACDLIRYCKETNIIVDVNIKLDTGMSRIGLMCYDEYLNQALNQCKNIASSKYLDISGVFTHIATFYDLDEDSTNFTNLQYKRFCHFVHEFEKSGISLGIKHCCNSPGTVNHPEMACDMVRIGTALLGGLTDNYMIEKVDLKPSLNVKTVVAHVKSVKKGTYFGYSRSYCAPTDMKVATLPIGYSDVCRIGSGEGVVLINSVRCKVIGGVCMDQMIVDVSNLQNVKMGDEVILLGKMGTEEIGLSEFGEFMAASPEEVYCHLTKRLQTVYIKNKKPSYFIKFSADIGYFD from the coding sequence ATGAATTTATTTTTAAAGAGAGCATGGGCAGAAGTTGACTTGGATGCCATTGAAGCAAACTATTTGACTTTAGCAAACAAATTACCCAAAAACACAAAAATTATGGCAGTAATTAAAGCAAATGCAAATAATTGTGGAGATATATCAATAGTGAAACTATTAGATAAATATGAAAGAGTTAGTTATGCAGTTTCTAACTTAGAAGAGGCAATAACTGTAAGAAAAACTGGAACCGACAAAATGATACTTATTTTAGGGTATACACCACCTCACTTAGCAAAATATTTAAATAAGTATAATATTACACAAGCTATTGTTTCTTACGAATATGCATGTGACCTTATAAGATATTGTAAAGAAACTAATATAATAGTAGATGTAAATATCAAATTGGATACTGGTATGAGCCGTATCGGCTTAATGTGCTATGATGAATATTTAAATCAAGCACTAAATCAATGTAAAAACATTGCATCAAGTAAATATTTAGATATATCTGGCGTTTTTACACACATTGCGACATTCTATGATTTAGATGAAGACTCAACAAACTTTACTAATTTACAATATAAGCGTTTCTGTCATTTTGTTCACGAATTTGAGAAAAGTGGTATAAGTCTAGGAATCAAACATTGTTGTAATTCTCCAGGAACAGTTAATCATCCTGAGATGGCATGTGACATGGTTCGTATAGGAACAGCTTTACTAGGTGGATTAACAGATAACTACATGATTGAAAAAGTTGATTTAAAGCCATCTTTAAATGTTAAAACAGTTGTTGCACATGTAAAATCAGTAAAGAAAGGTACATATTTTGGATATAGCCGAAGTTATTGTGCACCTACTGATATGAAAGTTGCTACACTTCCTATTGGATATTCAGATGTTTGCCGTATCGGCAGTGGTGAAGGTGTTGTACTTATTAACTCTGTCCGTTGCAAAGTTATAGGAGGCGTATGCATGGATCAAATGATAGTTGATGTATCCAATTTACAAAATGTAAAAATGGGGGATGAAGTTATTCTTTTAGGTAAAATGGGAACAGAGGAAATTGGTCTTTCAGAATTTGGAGAGTTTATGGCAGCTTCACCTGAAGAAGTATATTGCCATTTGACAAAGCGCCTGCAAACAGTATATATAAAAAATAAAAAACCATCATATTTTATAAAGTTCAGTGCAGATATTGGTTATTTTGATTAA
- a CDS encoding N-acyl-D-amino-acid deacylase family protein yields MYDILIKNAKIYDGSGQSAFIGNILVKNDKIVEIGNCTGEAIRVIDANGLCAAPGIIDAHTHDDNNVIHNKQMASALYQGVTTEVTGMCGLGQIPSKKEDIPDILRMYAGIVEYKENSPFYYTNVDEYLSLADGAAINVASSVNHCALRIFAGGFKSTKYEDIAEVMKDELRKNLRMGAVGFSIGLDYFPAHSDVVSTQELIDLCKVAKEENALMFSHVRPGGKGIDPLEEMEIVARESGAKVHILHTKTFHPSSSGHPEYITDRFDKANAEGASVTLEFYPYPGWETLGLYYIPFWAIEGGYDALMERLGNPKLRERLAAEIEENYNYLMGDDVPAICSFARYHESYEGITFDEICELRKQPMGEMILDVMYETKLGFGALSSDIKDQTIYKQIQDDYMTLFKSSYYTVSSDSIIVGTFPHPRVFGTFAKIMRLTREYNMSLEHTIYKLTKFVADRYSFADRGHLAVGKAADIMIFNYDKVEDCSNYKNPRLPAKGMEYVIVNGRIALEQGKPNGIFAGKALRRAGC; encoded by the coding sequence ATGTATGATATTTTAATTAAAAACGCTAAAATTTATGATGGTTCAGGACAATCTGCATTTATAGGCAACATATTAGTAAAAAATGATAAAATTGTTGAGATAGGTAATTGTACTGGAGAGGCTATCAGAGTAATTGATGCAAATGGATTGTGTGCTGCACCAGGAATTATAGATGCACATACGCATGATGATAATAATGTAATACATAACAAACAAATGGCATCTGCATTATATCAAGGCGTAACAACAGAAGTTACAGGTATGTGTGGCTTAGGACAGATACCTTCAAAAAAAGAAGATATTCCTGATATTTTACGCATGTACGCAGGTATAGTTGAATATAAGGAAAATTCACCTTTCTATTATACTAATGTAGATGAGTATCTATCATTAGCAGATGGTGCTGCAATTAATGTTGCTTCATCAGTTAATCATTGTGCATTAAGAATTTTTGCGGGCGGATTCAAATCAACTAAATACGAAGACATTGCCGAAGTAATGAAAGATGAACTAAGGAAAAACCTCCGTATGGGTGCTGTAGGATTTTCAATTGGCTTAGATTATTTTCCAGCACATTCAGATGTGGTTTCAACACAAGAGCTAATTGATTTATGTAAAGTTGCAAAGGAAGAAAATGCGCTTATGTTTTCTCATGTACGTCCAGGAGGAAAAGGAATTGATCCATTAGAAGAGATGGAGATTGTTGCGAGAGAGTCAGGTGCTAAGGTTCATATTCTACACACAAAAACATTCCACCCGTCTTCTTCAGGACATCCAGAATATATAACAGATAGATTTGATAAAGCAAATGCAGAAGGAGCTAGTGTAACATTAGAGTTTTATCCATATCCGGGTTGGGAGACATTAGGATTATACTATATTCCTTTTTGGGCAATTGAAGGTGGATATGATGCTTTGATGGAACGTTTAGGAAATCCAAAACTTCGTGAAAGACTCGCCGCTGAAATAGAAGAAAATTATAATTACCTAATGGGTGATGACGTACCTGCTATATGTTCATTTGCAAGATACCATGAGAGTTATGAAGGTATAACATTTGATGAAATTTGTGAATTACGTAAACAACCTATGGGAGAGATGATCCTTGATGTTATGTATGAAACTAAATTGGGTTTTGGCGCACTTTCATCAGACATTAAAGATCAAACTATTTACAAACAAATTCAAGATGATTATATGACATTATTCAAAAGTTCATATTATACAGTGTCAAGTGACAGCATAATTGTTGGTACTTTTCCTCATCCTCGTGTATTTGGTACTTTTGCAAAGATTATGAGATTAACACGTGAATACAACATGTCTCTTGAACATACAATATATAAATTAACAAAATTTGTAGCAGATAGATACTCATTTGCAGATAGAGGACATTTAGCTGTTGGAAAAGCTGCAGATATTATGATATTTAACTATGATAAGGTTGAAGATTGCTCTAATTATAAAAATCCTCGTCTTCCGGCTAAAGGTATGGAATATGTAATAGTAAATGGTAGGATTGCTTTAGAACAAGGTAAACCTAATGGTATTTTTGCAGGTAAAGCTCTAAGACGTGCAGGTTGCTAG